From Panicum hallii strain FIL2 chromosome 2, PHallii_v3.1, whole genome shotgun sequence, a single genomic window includes:
- the LOC112881951 gene encoding uncharacterized protein LOC112881951 codes for MASAAAGSWSKRWIRPEVWPLFFATGTAVGICGMQLIRNITGNPEVRVLKEKRAAGVLENHDEGKRYSQHGFRKFIDGRKPEIMESINSWMADPK; via the exons AtggcgtccgccgccgccgggtcgTGGTCGAAGCGGTGGATCCGCCCCGAGGTGTGGCCGCTCTTCTTCGCGACGGGCACGGCCGTCGGCATCTGCGGGATGCAGCTCATCCGCAACATCACCGGCAACCCGGAAGTCAG GGTGCTCAAGGAGAAGAGGGCGGCGGGCGTGCTGGAGAACCACGACGAGGGGAAGAGGTACTCGCAGCACGGCTTCAGGAAGTTCATCGACGGCAGGAAGCCCGAGATCATGGAGTCCATCAACTCGTGGATGGCGGACCCCAAGTAG